The region aagggaaacaaaactgaaccaggtaactacagaccagtaagcctgacttctattatatgcaaacttatggaaactataataagatccaaaatggaaaattacctatatggtaacagggtcctgggagacagtcaacatggttttaggaaagggagattgtgtctaactaacttgtttgattttttttgaggatgcaacatcgataatggataattgcaaagcatatgacatggtttatttagatttctagaaagcttttgacaaagtcccgcacaaaagatcccttctcaaactgaatgcagttgggattcaaggaaacacatgtacatggattagggagtggttaacatgtagaaaatagaaagtactgattagaggagaaacctcagaatagaatgtggtaaccagtggagtaccacagggatcagtattaggtcctctgctattcctaatctacattaatgatttagattcgggtatagtaagcacacttgtaaatttgcagatgacacaaaaataggagaagtggcaaacactgttgcagcagcaaaggtcattcaaaatgatctagacaagattcagaactgggcagacacatggcaaatgacatttaatagagaaaagtgtaaggtactgcacgcaggaagtaaaaatgtgcattataaatatcatatgggagatagtgaaattggagaaggaatctatgaaaaagacctatgagtttttgtcgaaccattttggcaatttagttttacatttagatttgtctactttagggatataattgttttgcacctctagtactacatttttgaagaacaaccatccttcttctgtgggtgttttctctattttactccaatctacttctgtaagtctctgtttcataccttcatagtttgcttttctgaaattgtaaaccttagctttagtcattacttttggggattaaaaaaacacttaaaatgagaccatgttgtggtctgagtttgccagtggttctctgacctctgttttagttattctatcttcgttatttgaaaagactaaatcaaggcatgcctcccctctagtcggtgccttgacaaattgtgttaggaagcagtcatttgtcatttccaccatttctatttcatccttcacgctacccaccgggttttcccattttatctgggggaagttgaaatcccccattagtatggcttctcctttgctacacacatttctaatgtcattgtataacagattattgtgctcaccatctgaatctggccgtctatagcatgctcctattattatgccctttgaatttttgtccgttattctgacccatattgattcggttttattttctttgtccaggtttaacacctgggcttcaagactgtttcttatgtatagcgctacctctccacctcttctgtcctgcctgtctttcctatacagtgtatacccacaaatattatatttgtccccatcactctcagacaaccacgtttctgtaacacctatcacatcatacttacctgttagtgcagtagcttcaagttctagaattttatttctgatagttctagcatttagataaatacatttaatggttgtcttacctgagttgtttttttgttgatttctccccccttcctttctagtttaaatgcttctgaacctgatcgaggatcttttctctgagtagactagttcccttgttatttaaatgcagtccatcccgtctatacagacagtcctcgttgtagaatgtggtccaatgatcaagataggtgaagccttcccgtgtgcaccacgtcttcagccatgcgttttgattaattatttccagctgtccatatggtcctttgcaaggtgccggtagtataccagtaaataccacagttttggttttctcttttaatttccttcctagctctctgaatttgttttgcagggattttggtctgtctcttccaatgttgtttgtaccgatgtggacgactactaccgggtcgtctcctgttcgttctaggagcctgtccatgttctcagtgatgtgcttgaccgaggctcccggaaggcagcacactgttgtagtaagggggtccaaactgcgaattgaacttgctgtgtttctcaatatggagtccccaacaatcatgacctcccttctttttgctgtctggtcaccactgtcaatgggtcctggatgttgttcctttcattctcttgttgttggttctgctcatcaaaattctgaagtgactcaaatctgttggttgtttcgatttctggtggttgtgtttgacgaagtttctttttttacctgcttctgcctacttgaacccagctgttctgaccttctatctccctggtggctttcaatctgttaggggtgatgcagacttccatgaattgtgggtgtgccagttcctcaagatcctgttgctgtctcacttcttccagctccatttctagcatacttactagtttatgcaaatcctggatcgcgcggcactttacgcacacttggtttagctccgctgggttttctcggatttcccacatcaagcaggtgtcacagattattggcttgaagaccatgttgagggttttttttttgaagtttagtttcttctgcagctgtcagcctgctttcaaactgcctctaaactgctctgtacttttccacggctgtacttctcccactcgctgtcgctgggaagactgcctcgtttaactgcgttgttctgctgtgctgttggctcctcccctcgcccgtgtctcagaacggcgctgaatttgaatcagctgctccgagtttcagcttgtttgttttcagaaaaacacacgcggctgtttgactttgagctgctgctgtgcttccccaatgtcctctgttttctgattaaagcaattcaagatgcagtttctcctttctgcttctaaactgctctgtacttttccacggctgtacttctcccactcgctgtcgcttccgcTCACTggacaccctgtgatccttcatgaagctgcctgatgagattctgagatcaataagctactaacaaccaaagaagcaagatgggccgaatggcctcctctcatttgtaaactttcttaagttcttatgtaataataataataataataataataataataataataataataataataataataataataataataataataaataataattgtttttgttgttataataTACATTGTTGTTacactggcaaaaaaaaatgttcctttcTACCTCTTTCTCATCCGAACCACCACTTTACCTGGATTTTCCTTTTACGATTTTCCATCTGTTTAGTAGTAATAGCAAGGAAGAAGGAGCTGTCCAGGTGCTGAAAGAGGGGATAAGTGACCCGGCATGAAACACTGTCACTTAAAATGTTCGAATTCAAATGGTAGAGTAGGCTAATGCTAACTGATTTAAATTACAAAGACCTATtcataacgtgtgtgtgtgtgtgtgtgtgtgtgtgtgtgtgtgtgtgtgtgtgtgtgtgtgtgtgtgtgtgtgtgtgtgtgtgtgtgtgtgtgtgtgcgcgcgcgtgtgtgtgagtgagtaaAAGACACGTTTTCAGAGTCTGCTTGTATTCATAAAGTGCAGTTTGATCGTTAGAAAAATTGATTAGAttgattggagagagagagagagagagagagagagagagagagagagagagagagagagagagagagagagagagagagagagagagagagaaactggggGTGCGGGACAGATAGCGCCAGCTTGGAGAACCCTGTATACGCGACCAGTTTCAAAACGATTaggggatctgcagtggagaatCTTGCATACCATCACTGCCATTAACGCCATCGTGAGCGTCATAAACCTGGGGGTGGCAGATTCCTGTCCATTCTGCTCAGAGAGAAACTATTTACCATTGTTTTTTATACTGCACCAGATTAAAACAATTGTTTGCTGCTCTGAATGTACTTGGGTTTTATTTGctctgaggtgtttttttttttcatttggatttaattattgcaaaaaaagaaactacTCAATCCATCTGGTAAATTTTATTCTTTGACAGGCCATGCTAGCAATTTTAAATagcaagaaaaactaaataaatagcttttaaaataatgatcgttttgtcatttttagaaaGCTTGTTTTAACAAGGGCTAAActggattttaatttctataaagcaaTGCCTAATGTATAAATGTTTGAACAAATCTGGTGTGTAAACGATGCATGCTGTTAAGCATTGTGTTCTGGAGGATGTGACCTCTATGTACTGCAGTGTCCACAGTGTTTTCTGTAACTTGTTTTCACTTTGGGTGGGTCAAAACTAGTTTTCATGGTTAAACCTAGtttttgaaatattaattttgtaaattatatttaattgctaaataaagtatttcaaaaagtatctgtctatttatctagaaaaaaaatgttggaattTCCAACCGTCTGTCACTGAaagcattgtttgttttaatatttttaaatagttttagttTGGTTCTTGGAAAGGCCTCTAAGTGCCGCTGTTGTCAAATAAAGTGATTAGATACAAATATTCAGACCCTGTCTTGCTTTTTCATTGCTATTATAAGAGTAGCTTGCCACAGTCCCTGTGTCAGTACAGGCTTAGTTGGCATTGCCTAAGCAGTACCGTGAAGTTTTGCTTGTATTAAAGGTGCCTGGAGATCTGTTTATCGactattatttttaacattggtGTCTTTGGATATAAGGAGGGTTACTTAAGAAGAAAATAACGGATAACGATGCTTCTTTTATTATCAAGTCAAACGAAACGTTCTGTGGAAAAGGAACAATGGACAGAAATGCGGCAAGTACAAGCACTCCTTGTTATAATGTCTCTTATAAATATGGTTTGGGGAGAGCTTCGATACACTATTTCAGAGGAAATGGAACAGGGGTCGTTTATCGGAAATATAGCGCTTGATTTGAGATTAGATGTTAAGCAGTTTACTGCTAGAAATGCCCGTGTTGTTTCGGAAGGGAAAGAACAATACTGTCAGCTGAATGTGAACACTGGGATATTGCTTGTGAATGAAAGAATTGACAGAGAAGAACTGTGTGGGCAGACCACAGTATGTGCATTAGAATTTCAGATTATAATGGACAATCCATTTATGTTTCACAGCGTTATATTAGAAATCCAAGATATAAATGATAATTCTCCGCGTTTCAGCGAAAACGAAATAACATTCGAAATAGGCGAGTTAACAATGCCAGGAGCGAGATTCCCACTAGAGAGCGCACATGACCCCGATGTCGGCTCTAACTCAATTCAATCATATGTACTGAGCAAAAATGATCACTTTACTTTGGATGTAGGCACTCGGGCCCATGGCACAAGCTATGGGGAACTGATTCTAGAGAAAGCATTGGATCGGGAACAGAAGGCTTGGTTCAGTTTGATTTTGAGTGCTATTGACGGAGGAATCCCTCAAAGATCGGGTAcaattaacattaatattataGTTATGGATGCCAATGATAACGCCCCTATATTTAGTAAATCTGTCTACAAAGCCACTCTCGATGAAAATTCTCCCACGAACACGTTGATAATCAAAATAAACGCCACTGATATAGATGAAGGTCAGTTTGGTGAGGTAACATATTCGTTTAGGCATTTATCTGACAAAGCACGTAAGTTATTTAATATAGATGCCAACACTGGGGAGATACGAGTAGCAGGAATAATAGATTTTGAAAGTGAAAAAGCTTTTGAACTGGATATACAAGCAAAAGACAGTGGAAGTCTCGCATCACATTGTAAGGTACTGGTAGAAATCTTAGATTTAAATGATAATGCTCCTTTAATATCACTGAAATCATTGTATAGTTCAATAACTGAAGATTCTTTGCCCGGGACAATGGTAGCGCTAATTGGTGTTTCTGATCAAGATTCTGGGGACAATGGTCAAGTTCAATGTTCTATTCAAGACAATCTTCCGTTTAAACTCGTGTTATCAGGTAAAAACTATTACAGACTGCTAACGGATAGTGCATTAGACAGGGAAAACCATTCTGAGTACAATATAACATTAACAGCAACAGATAAGGGATTACCTCACCTATCTGCTACACAAATCATATATGTAAAAGTTTCAGACGTCAACGACAACCCACCGACATTTGATCAAACGTCCTACTCAGTGTATGTAATGGAAAACAATATTCAAGGAACTTCAATATTATCATTGCAAGCAAAAGATTTGGATACAGACCAAAACGCACACATTACTTATTCTGTCTATGGAGATGGTATTCAAGGACAGACATTATTGTCCTATGTTTCAGTTAACACTGACAGTGGCGACATATTTGCACTGCGCTCATTTGATTATGAGGAATTTAGACAATTTGAAATACACGTCAAAGCACAAGACAGCGGGTCTCCTCCACTAAGCAGTAACGTGACAGTGAAAGTATTTATAGTTGATCAGAATGACAATGCGCCTCGGATTTTATACCCAGTACAAAGCGACGTGTCGGTGGTGTTTGAAATGCTGCCTC is a window of Polyodon spathula isolate WHYD16114869_AA chromosome 12, ASM1765450v1, whole genome shotgun sequence DNA encoding:
- the LOC121324860 gene encoding protocadherin beta-15-like; translated protein: MLLLLSSQTKRSVEKEQWTEMRQVQALLVIMSLINMVWGELRYTISEEMEQGSFIGNIALDLRLDVKQFTARNARVVSEGKEQYCQLNVNTGILLVNERIDREELCGQTTVCALEFQIIMDNPFMFHSVILEIQDINDNSPRFSENEITFEIGELTMPGARFPLESAHDPDVGSNSIQSYVLSKNDHFTLDVGTRAHGTSYGELILEKALDREQKAWFSLILSAIDGGIPQRSGTININIIVMDANDNAPIFSKSVYKATLDENSPTNTLIIKINATDIDEGQFGEVTYSFRHLSDKARKLFNIDANTGEIRVAGIIDFESEKAFELDIQAKDSGSLASHCKVLVEILDLNDNAPLISLKSLYSSITEDSLPGTMVALIGVSDQDSGDNGQVQCSIQDNLPFKLVLSGKNYYRLLTDSALDRENHSEYNITLTATDKGLPHLSATQIIYVKVSDVNDNPPTFDQTSYSVYVMENNIQGTSILSLQAKDLDTDQNAHITYSVYGDGIQGQTLLSYVSVNTDSGDIFALRSFDYEEFRQFEIHVKAQDSGSPPLSSNVTVKVFIVDQNDNAPRILYPVQSDVSVVFEMLPQTAQAGYLVTKVVAVDADSGQNAWLSYELNKVTEPGLFSIGLHNGEIKTLRDVIDKDTVKQRLVVLVKDNGQPSYSSTVTLNVVISDSFPDMSEFKDFADDTTPNSNLTLYLVISLVAVSSLFLVSIIVLISFKFCTTRNSKFQFESSNGNYPALPSSYFPPHYAEVGTGTLQHKYSYDVCLTTDSGKNEFKYLKPCAENNYGNSLINPQNFDTILYDGEGSNMKTENVYVQVKLESPYILYFITFIHEYTLFKLWMMYDMSAIHF